In a genomic window of Arthrobacter woluwensis:
- a CDS encoding type II toxin-antitoxin system PemK/MazF family toxin, protein MAGLFSRILRFLGATPRRTPRVRRGTAGGYPGDFTGVVPVSYSPRADGKADPGEIVWTWVPFEEDPRQGKDRPVLLVGEDGPWLLGLMLTSKDKNNGAHRDPAYVDIGSGPWDREGRPSEVKVNRVVRVDPAAIRREGAVLDKRRFAQVSDGLRRAGH, encoded by the coding sequence ATGGCCGGCTTGTTCTCACGCATCCTCAGGTTCCTCGGCGCCACGCCGCGCCGCACACCCCGCGTGAGGCGCGGCACGGCCGGCGGATATCCCGGCGACTTCACCGGCGTCGTGCCCGTGAGCTATTCACCGCGGGCCGACGGCAAGGCCGATCCCGGCGAGATCGTGTGGACGTGGGTCCCCTTTGAAGAGGACCCTCGGCAGGGCAAGGACCGGCCTGTCCTTCTGGTGGGCGAGGACGGCCCGTGGCTGCTCGGCCTCATGCTGACGTCCAAGGACAAGAACAACGGCGCGCATCGGGACCCCGCCTACGTGGACATCGGCTCCGGTCCCTGGGACCGCGAAGGCCGGCCCAGCGAGGTCAAGGTCAACCGCGTGGTGCGGGTCGACCCCGCCGCCATCCGGCGCGAAGGGGCCGTGCTCGACAAGCGGCGATTCGCCCAGGTCAGCGACGGCCTGCGCCGCGCCGGACACTGA
- a CDS encoding DUF4870 domain-containing protein, producing the protein MNGGPAQNNPAQSNPGQNNPGQTPGEHPYTGASAVPEPLSSSEDRQWAMLAHFGGILGFIPSLLIYLIFKDRGPFTAQESKEALNFTLPPTLVAVVANILSLIPWIGGIFAVIAALIWIALTVFSVIAGIHVNRGQPYRYKYNLRLLK; encoded by the coding sequence ATGAACGGCGGCCCGGCCCAGAACAACCCCGCACAGAGCAATCCAGGCCAGAACAACCCGGGTCAGACGCCCGGCGAGCACCCGTACACGGGCGCCAGCGCCGTGCCGGAGCCCCTGAGTTCCAGCGAGGACCGACAATGGGCCATGCTGGCCCATTTCGGCGGCATCCTCGGCTTCATCCCCTCGCTCCTGATCTACCTGATCTTCAAGGACCGCGGGCCCTTCACGGCCCAGGAGTCGAAGGAAGCCCTCAACTTCACCCTGCCGCCCACATTGGTGGCGGTCGTGGCGAACATCCTGAGCCTCATCCCCTGGATCGGCGGGATCTTCGCGGTCATCGCGGCCCTGATCTGGATCGCCCTCACCGTGTTCTCCGTGATCGCGGGCATCCACGTCAACCGGGGCCAGCCGTACCGCTACAAGTACAACCTGCGGCTCCTCAAGTAG
- the hemW gene encoding radical SAM family heme chaperone HemW, whose amino-acid sequence MPSALPLGDPAPADGLLDPQAREGAQERAFSLYIHVPYCTVRCGYCDFNTYTATELGGGASQDEYAGTALSELDFAAGVLERSGVPSRPVSTVFFGGGTPTLLNPDELGALLGRARDLWGLEPGAEVTTEANPETVTEKSLARLADAGFTRVSFGMQSAVPHVLKTLDRVHRPERVPQVVEWARAAGLNVSLDLIYGTPGESLADWEHSLDAALACEPDHLSAYALIIEDGTKLAAQIRRGQVPDVDDDDHADKYELAEQRLAAAGFDWYEVSNWAREPGQECRHNLAYWRGDDWWGIGPGAHSHVGGVRWWNVKHPRAYAQRLGDGVSPAAGKEVLDGGTRYLEDVLLRVRLAEGLPTSALHAEGRTAVAGLIADGLIDPQAAFKGTVRLSLRGRLLADAVVRRLLPD is encoded by the coding sequence ATGCCCAGTGCGCTTCCTCTCGGTGACCCGGCTCCCGCGGACGGGCTCTTGGATCCTCAGGCCCGGGAAGGCGCGCAGGAGCGCGCCTTCAGCCTGTACATCCACGTGCCGTACTGCACGGTCCGCTGCGGGTACTGCGACTTCAACACCTACACCGCGACGGAACTCGGCGGCGGCGCGAGCCAGGACGAGTACGCCGGCACCGCGCTGTCCGAACTGGACTTCGCGGCCGGAGTCCTGGAGCGCTCCGGCGTTCCGTCACGCCCCGTGTCCACCGTGTTCTTCGGTGGAGGCACGCCGACCCTGCTGAATCCGGACGAACTGGGAGCCCTTCTGGGCCGTGCCCGGGATCTCTGGGGCCTGGAACCGGGCGCTGAGGTCACCACCGAGGCGAATCCGGAGACGGTGACCGAGAAGTCCCTGGCACGGCTCGCGGACGCCGGTTTCACCCGCGTGTCCTTCGGCATGCAGTCCGCCGTCCCGCACGTGCTCAAGACCCTGGACCGGGTCCACCGGCCCGAGCGGGTTCCGCAGGTGGTGGAATGGGCCCGTGCCGCCGGCCTCAACGTGAGCCTGGACCTCATCTATGGGACCCCGGGGGAGTCGCTGGCCGATTGGGAGCATTCCCTGGACGCCGCCCTGGCCTGCGAACCCGACCACCTGAGCGCCTACGCCCTCATCATCGAGGACGGCACGAAGCTCGCAGCCCAGATCCGGCGCGGCCAAGTCCCCGATGTGGACGACGACGACCATGCGGACAAGTACGAACTCGCCGAGCAGCGCCTCGCCGCGGCCGGCTTCGACTGGTACGAGGTCAGCAACTGGGCGCGCGAACCGGGCCAGGAGTGCCGCCACAACCTCGCGTACTGGCGAGGCGACGACTGGTGGGGGATCGGTCCCGGCGCCCACTCGCACGTCGGAGGGGTCCGCTGGTGGAACGTCAAACACCCACGCGCGTACGCACAGCGCCTGGGCGATGGCGTCTCACCTGCCGCGGGCAAGGAAGTGCTCGACGGCGGCACGCGCTACCTCGAGGACGTCCTCCTGCGCGTCCGGCTGGCTGAGGGCCTGCCCACCTCGGCGCTCCACGCCGAGGGGCGCACCGCCGTCGCGGGCCTGATCGCGGACGGACTGATCGACCCCCAGGCCGCCTTCAAGGGCACCGTGCGGCTGAGCCTGCGGGGCCGCCTCCTGGCCGACGCCGTCGTGCGCCGTCTGCTGCCGGACTGA
- a CDS encoding DegV family protein, with amino-acid sequence MPEPGVGTWGRLLERLEALRALGSSGFKGGCADGRAGRARKPVPPPVQVAVVTDSAAALPQAWLDQAPDWFRHVPMPVMVGEEIYSSADLAEGEARVAERLSVALAMGETVRTSRPSPATLAAAYRELEAAGYSAILSVHLSADLSGTADAARIAAAECGIPVQVLDSRTAAMCQGFAVQTACELAGQGAPLELVAAGAEASLAGSTVHFYVPSLEQLRRGGRIGNAASWLGTVLAIKPILGIAGGKVVPVERVRSAARALARLEELAGAAAKGIPEESLGLAVHHFGSPQAATELAGRLAAAFPAAPPVVISTLPPVLAAHVGLGVLAIVSAQLPPRELSS; translated from the coding sequence ATGCCGGAGCCGGGGGTCGGGACCTGGGGACGCTTGCTCGAGCGTCTCGAGGCTCTCCGTGCCCTCGGCTCTTCCGGTTTCAAGGGTGGCTGCGCGGACGGCCGTGCCGGGCGCGCCAGGAAGCCTGTGCCGCCGCCGGTGCAGGTCGCCGTCGTGACGGATTCCGCGGCGGCCCTGCCGCAGGCCTGGCTCGACCAGGCGCCGGACTGGTTCCGGCACGTGCCCATGCCGGTCATGGTGGGGGAGGAGATCTACTCCTCGGCCGATCTGGCGGAGGGTGAGGCACGGGTGGCCGAGCGTCTGAGCGTCGCCCTGGCGATGGGGGAGACGGTGCGCACCTCACGTCCCTCGCCGGCCACCCTGGCGGCCGCCTACCGCGAGCTCGAAGCGGCCGGCTACTCGGCCATCCTGTCCGTGCATCTCTCCGCAGACCTGTCCGGAACCGCCGATGCTGCGCGCATCGCGGCCGCAGAGTGCGGGATCCCGGTGCAGGTGCTCGACTCACGGACCGCCGCCATGTGCCAGGGTTTCGCCGTGCAGACCGCCTGTGAACTGGCCGGCCAGGGGGCTCCTCTGGAACTGGTGGCGGCCGGCGCCGAAGCATCGCTGGCCGGAAGCACGGTCCACTTCTACGTCCCGTCACTGGAGCAGCTCCGCCGTGGCGGCAGGATCGGCAACGCGGCCTCGTGGCTCGGCACCGTGCTCGCCATCAAACCGATCCTCGGCATCGCCGGCGGCAAAGTGGTGCCGGTGGAGCGCGTCCGTTCCGCGGCCCGGGCACTGGCTCGTCTGGAGGAGCTGGCAGGCGCCGCCGCGAAGGGTATCCCCGAAGAATCACTCGGGCTCGCGGTCCATCACTTCGGCTCGCCGCAGGCCGCCACGGAGCTTGCCGGCCGACTGGCCGCTGCTTTCCCCGCCGCGCCGCCGGTGGTGATCAGCACGCTTCCGCCGGTGCTGGCCGCTCACGTGGGCCTCGGCGTCCTCGCGATCGTCAGCGCACAGCTCCCTCCCCGCGAATTGTCCTCATAG
- the lepA gene encoding translation elongation factor 4 translates to MSPMARTAPVPAATDPSVIRNFCIIAHIDHGKSTLADRMLQLTGVVQPRDMKAQYLDRMDIERERGITIKSQAVRMPWEFDGTNYALNMIDTPGHVDFTYEVSRSLAACEGAILLVDAAQGIEAQTLANLYLAMENDLTIIPVLNKIDLPAAQPEKYAAELANLIGGKPEDVLMVSGKTGVGVEGLLDKIVQDLPAPVGDPAAPARAMIFDSVYDTYRGVVTYVRVVDGKLSPRERIQMMSTKASHELLEIGVSSPEPVPTKGLGVGEVGYLITGVKDVRQSKVGDTVTTLHKPASESLGGYEDAKPMVFSGLYPLDGTDYPVLRDALEKLMLNDAALVYEPETSAALGFGFRVGFLGLLHLEITRERLEREYKLDLISTAPNVEYEVTLEDKKIVHVTNPSEYPVGKVAEVREPMVSATILAPNEFVGAIMELCQSRRGILGGMDYLSEDRVEIRYRLPLAEIVFDFFDTLKSKTRGYGSLDWKADGDQVADLVKVDIMLQGETVDAFSAITHRDKAYSYGVMMTSKLRELIPRQQFEVPIQAAIGARIIARENIRAIRKDVLAKCYGGDISRKRKLLEKQKEGKKRMKMVGRVEVPQEAFIAALSNDEGNGKDKAKK, encoded by the coding sequence GTGTCTCCCATGGCCCGCACTGCACCGGTGCCCGCCGCGACTGATCCGTCCGTGATCCGCAACTTCTGCATCATCGCGCACATTGATCACGGCAAGTCGACCCTCGCCGACCGCATGCTGCAGCTGACCGGCGTGGTTCAGCCCCGGGACATGAAGGCCCAGTACCTGGACCGCATGGACATCGAGCGCGAGCGTGGCATCACCATCAAGTCCCAGGCTGTCCGCATGCCCTGGGAATTCGACGGCACGAACTACGCGCTGAACATGATCGACACCCCGGGTCACGTGGACTTCACCTATGAGGTCTCCCGCTCGCTGGCCGCCTGTGAGGGCGCGATCCTTCTGGTGGACGCCGCACAGGGCATCGAAGCCCAGACGCTGGCCAACCTCTATCTGGCCATGGAGAATGATCTGACGATCATCCCCGTGCTCAACAAGATCGACCTGCCCGCGGCCCAGCCGGAGAAGTACGCGGCGGAGCTGGCCAACCTCATCGGCGGCAAGCCCGAGGACGTGCTGATGGTGTCCGGCAAGACCGGCGTCGGCGTCGAAGGCCTCCTGGACAAGATCGTCCAGGACCTGCCGGCGCCCGTGGGCGATCCGGCCGCGCCTGCGCGTGCCATGATCTTCGACTCCGTGTATGACACCTACCGTGGCGTGGTCACGTACGTCCGCGTCGTGGACGGCAAGCTGTCGCCGCGTGAGCGCATTCAGATGATGTCCACCAAGGCGAGCCACGAACTCCTCGAGATCGGCGTGAGCTCTCCGGAGCCCGTGCCGACCAAGGGGCTGGGTGTCGGCGAGGTCGGTTATCTCATCACCGGTGTGAAGGACGTCCGCCAGTCCAAGGTCGGTGACACCGTCACCACGCTGCACAAGCCCGCGTCGGAGTCCCTCGGCGGCTACGAGGACGCCAAGCCCATGGTCTTCTCCGGTCTGTACCCCCTGGACGGCACGGACTACCCGGTGCTCCGTGACGCTCTGGAGAAGCTGATGCTCAACGACGCGGCGCTCGTGTACGAGCCGGAGACCTCCGCGGCCCTCGGCTTCGGCTTCCGCGTGGGCTTCCTCGGCCTGCTCCACCTGGAGATCACCCGTGAGCGTCTGGAGCGCGAGTACAAGCTGGATCTGATCTCGACCGCTCCGAACGTGGAGTACGAGGTGACCCTCGAGGACAAGAAGATCGTCCACGTCACCAACCCGAGTGAATACCCGGTCGGCAAGGTCGCTGAGGTGCGCGAACCGATGGTATCCGCCACGATCCTGGCGCCGAACGAGTTCGTCGGCGCCATCATGGAGCTGTGCCAGTCCCGGCGAGGCATCCTGGGCGGGATGGACTACCTCTCGGAGGACCGCGTGGAGATCCGGTACCGGCTCCCGCTGGCGGAGATCGTCTTCGACTTCTTCGACACCCTGAAGTCCAAGACCCGCGGCTACGGTTCACTGGACTGGAAGGCCGACGGCGACCAGGTCGCCGACCTGGTCAAGGTCGACATCATGCTCCAGGGCGAGACGGTGGACGCCTTCAGCGCGATCACCCACCGCGACAAGGCCTACTCCTATGGCGTCATGATGACCTCCAAGCTCCGGGAACTCATTCCCCGTCAGCAGTTCGAAGTCCCCATCCAGGCCGCCATCGGCGCGCGCATCATCGCCCGAGAGAACATCCGAGCCATCCGCAAGGACGTGCTCGCCAAGTGCTATGGCGGTGACATCAGCCGTAAGCGCAAGCTGCTCGAAAAGCAGAAGGAAGGCAAGAAGCGCATGAAGATGGTGGGCCGCGTCGAGGTCCCGCAGGAAGCCTTCATCGCCGCGCTGAGCAACGACGAAGGCAACGGCAAGGACAAGGCCAAGAAGTAG
- a CDS encoding ComEC/Rec2 family competence protein, with the protein MKRTVILRRAVRGLASLLAVAKAALRSRDEELERRLLLRETTHDVRLVPVLCLLWVVSAVTAARDEALLRVLAITGAAALGTVALWWFFIARRLRRPRTGRPRRSVGAGLALGVLVALLGCLLGLVRTADPGQRQLWSAVEARQAITVLAKVAGHPEALPQEPGRGEGATPQDTGELPEESPCVHGCRFTVRLQRIGSGATQRSLDLAVDAQCLTVCTSLRYGQEVQLMLRLKERDGRPGSLSGTVVARPRFLAAPSLFEAAVSRLRQGFLRRSRAVAGDPGALLDGMVLGDRSRAAPESAAVMTTTGLTHLTAVSGANCSVVFASVVLVLRGVRVSRPAVMLLSLLSLAAFGALVGPDSSVLRAVVMSGAGLVVMMGGHRGRGLPLLCVSASGLLLAEPWLAWDLGFALSVAATAGILVSAQGLAQWLARWMPYAVALGLSIPLAANLACAPLLVLIQPQLTPYSMLSNALTAPLVTPVTLLGTAALPLTLVPGPFSGLLIGWAGLATQGIWTIAQVVSGLPGALVDWPPGALGLFTMAAFGACQVGLLWLLAHPRTVLSFYRRVHALLRDGPRRSPPEADRVQT; encoded by the coding sequence ATGAAGCGCACTGTGATCCTGAGGCGTGCCGTGAGGGGCCTGGCGAGTTTGCTGGCCGTGGCGAAGGCCGCCCTGCGCTCTCGTGACGAGGAACTCGAGCGGCGTCTTCTGCTGCGGGAGACGACGCATGATGTGCGCCTGGTGCCGGTGCTCTGCCTGCTCTGGGTGGTGAGCGCCGTGACCGCGGCGAGGGATGAAGCGCTGTTGAGGGTTCTGGCGATCACGGGCGCCGCCGCGCTCGGCACAGTCGCCCTGTGGTGGTTCTTCATAGCCCGCAGGCTGCGCCGTCCGAGGACCGGGCGACCCCGCAGGAGCGTGGGCGCCGGCCTCGCCCTCGGAGTCCTCGTGGCGCTGCTGGGCTGTCTCCTCGGACTCGTCCGCACCGCCGATCCCGGTCAGCGACAGCTGTGGAGCGCTGTGGAGGCCCGGCAGGCCATCACCGTTCTCGCCAAGGTCGCAGGGCACCCCGAGGCGCTCCCTCAGGAGCCAGGCCGGGGCGAGGGGGCCACGCCTCAGGACACCGGCGAACTGCCGGAAGAGTCGCCGTGCGTCCACGGCTGCCGGTTCACGGTCCGGCTCCAGCGGATCGGAAGCGGAGCCACGCAGCGAAGTCTGGACCTGGCGGTGGACGCCCAGTGTCTGACCGTCTGCACGTCGCTCCGTTACGGCCAGGAGGTGCAACTGATGCTGCGCCTCAAGGAGCGGGACGGCCGCCCCGGCTCGCTTTCCGGCACCGTCGTGGCGAGGCCCCGGTTCCTCGCAGCTCCGTCGCTCTTCGAGGCTGCGGTCTCCCGCCTCCGGCAGGGGTTCCTCCGCCGAAGCCGTGCCGTCGCCGGCGATCCGGGCGCTCTGCTGGACGGCATGGTGCTGGGGGACCGCAGCCGTGCGGCTCCGGAGTCCGCTGCGGTCATGACCACCACCGGCCTGACACACCTGACCGCGGTCTCCGGCGCGAATTGCAGTGTGGTGTTCGCTTCCGTGGTGCTGGTTCTGCGTGGTGTGCGGGTGAGCCGTCCGGCCGTGATGCTGTTGTCCTTGCTGTCACTGGCGGCGTTCGGTGCGCTGGTGGGGCCGGACTCGAGTGTCCTGCGGGCCGTGGTGATGTCCGGGGCGGGGCTGGTGGTGATGATGGGCGGCCACCGGGGCCGCGGGCTTCCTCTGCTATGTGTGAGTGCGTCAGGGTTGCTGCTGGCCGAGCCGTGGCTGGCCTGGGACCTGGGGTTCGCACTCTCGGTGGCGGCGACAGCGGGGATCCTCGTCTCCGCTCAGGGCCTTGCGCAGTGGCTGGCCCGGTGGATGCCGTATGCGGTGGCGCTGGGTCTGTCGATCCCGCTGGCGGCGAATTTGGCGTGTGCGCCATTGCTCGTGCTGATCCAGCCGCAGCTGACACCGTATTCGATGCTCTCCAACGCGCTGACGGCGCCGCTGGTCACCCCGGTGACGCTGCTGGGAACCGCGGCGCTGCCTCTGACCCTGGTACCAGGACCGTTCAGCGGGTTGCTGATCGGCTGGGCAGGATTGGCCACTCAGGGGATCTGGACGATCGCCCAGGTGGTGAGCGGGCTCCCCGGAGCGCTCGTCGACTGGCCTCCGGGGGCTCTGGGACTGTTCACGATGGCGGCCTTCGGAGCATGCCAGGTGGGGCTGCTGTGGCTGCTGGCCCATCCGCGGACCGTCCTGAGTTTCTACCGTCGGGTTCACGCACTCCTGAGAGACGGCCCACGACGGAGCCCGCCGGAGGCCGATAGGGTGCAGACATGA
- a CDS encoding ComEA family DNA-binding protein, producing MTPSDAQGRLDRILAGASGGADSPPAEPNPTLAERRRLHRRGRFRWHLSLRALTTTALCLVALLGAWWAVTAAVPGQPAQESPSASRSSVEPIPSRPSSHPSSVSPSGPASGPAVIVVHVSGAVKHPGIVRLPAGVRVFQAIDKAGGALDSAELDALNLAEPLQDGRKIHVPQRDERMTGQDTNPPGPGGGSGDAGPARATGKRSGSPAARVDLNTASEEQLMTLPRVGKVLADRILAWREQHGPFTRVEDLDAVDGIGPRLLEQLTPLLVLDGRS from the coding sequence ATGACACCGTCCGATGCGCAGGGACGCCTGGACCGGATTCTCGCCGGGGCGTCCGGAGGCGCCGATTCCCCGCCAGCCGAGCCGAACCCCACGTTGGCCGAGCGGCGTCGGCTTCACCGCCGTGGCCGCTTCCGCTGGCACCTCAGCCTCCGGGCCCTGACGACGACGGCACTGTGCCTCGTCGCGCTGCTGGGCGCCTGGTGGGCGGTCACGGCCGCAGTGCCGGGCCAGCCCGCTCAGGAGTCACCCTCCGCCTCGCGCAGCTCCGTGGAGCCCATCCCGTCGAGGCCCTCTTCGCATCCTTCCTCCGTCTCACCTTCGGGTCCGGCCTCAGGACCAGCCGTGATCGTGGTCCATGTCTCCGGTGCGGTGAAGCATCCAGGCATCGTCCGCCTTCCGGCCGGTGTCCGGGTGTTCCAGGCGATCGATAAGGCCGGCGGCGCCTTGGATTCGGCGGAGCTGGACGCCTTGAACCTGGCCGAGCCGCTGCAGGACGGGCGCAAGATCCATGTGCCGCAGCGCGATGAGCGGATGACGGGACAGGACACGAATCCGCCCGGCCCCGGAGGAGGCTCGGGTGACGCCGGGCCCGCCAGAGCCACCGGCAAGCGGTCCGGAAGCCCTGCCGCGCGCGTCGACCTCAACACGGCGTCGGAGGAGCAGCTCATGACCTTGCCGCGGGTCGGGAAGGTGCTCGCTGACCGGATCCTCGCCTGGCGTGAACAGCATGGGCCCTTTACGAGAGTCGAGGACCTCGACGCGGTGGACGGCATCGGCCCGCGTCTTCTGGAGCAGCTGACGCCCCTCCTCGTCCTGGACGGTCGATCGTGA
- the rpsT gene encoding 30S ribosomal protein S20, translated as MANIKSQKKRILTNEKARQRNVAVKSELKTLIKTVNEAVEAGNKDAAESAVKAASRKLDKAVSKGVIHKNNAANRKSAINKKVSAL; from the coding sequence GTGGCTAACATCAAGTCTCAGAAGAAGCGCATCCTCACCAACGAGAAGGCTCGCCAGCGCAACGTCGCTGTCAAGTCTGAGCTCAAGACCCTCATCAAGACCGTCAACGAGGCGGTCGAGGCTGGTAACAAGGATGCCGCTGAGTCCGCCGTGAAGGCGGCCAGCCGTAAGCTGGACAAGGCTGTCAGCAAGGGCGTCATTCACAAGAACAACGCTGCCAACCGCAAGTCCGCGATCAACAAGAAGGTCAGCGCTCTCTAA
- the holA gene encoding DNA polymerase III subunit delta codes for MAKAAASTALNWRDIQPAPLVLLSGPEEYFAQRARDLLRSQLRQVHPDLEVTSFDASDYQPGALLMACSPSLFGEFKLIEVSRLEAMNDAFLTDALELSTSGAEDAVVVLRHGGGNRGKKLLDAVKSRWPVVDCQPLKRDTDKNAFVTSEFRAASRRIEGPAVVALVNAVGSQTAELAAACVQLIEDTTGTVTADDVEKYYGGRIEATSFKVADAALDGDAAGALATLRYALDSGADPVPLVAALAAKLRTLARVAGSRGSAAQVARDLGMQPWLVEQAQREVRRWTPEQLRLCVRAVAEADAQVKGLSRDPVYAVERVVHLVASSVRSR; via the coding sequence ATGGCGAAGGCCGCCGCATCCACCGCCTTGAACTGGCGTGACATCCAGCCCGCACCGCTGGTCCTCCTCTCCGGCCCCGAGGAGTACTTCGCCCAGCGTGCCCGTGATCTGCTGCGCAGTCAGCTCCGCCAGGTTCACCCCGACCTTGAGGTGACGAGCTTCGACGCTTCGGATTACCAGCCCGGGGCGCTTCTCATGGCCTGCAGCCCGTCGCTCTTCGGCGAATTCAAACTCATCGAGGTCTCGCGGCTGGAAGCCATGAACGACGCGTTCCTTACCGACGCGCTGGAGCTGAGCACCTCGGGGGCGGAGGACGCCGTCGTCGTGCTCCGCCATGGCGGTGGCAACCGGGGCAAGAAGCTCCTGGATGCCGTGAAGTCGCGGTGGCCAGTGGTGGACTGCCAGCCCCTGAAGCGCGATACCGACAAGAACGCGTTCGTCACCTCCGAGTTCCGCGCGGCCAGCCGTCGCATCGAAGGACCGGCGGTGGTGGCCCTCGTCAACGCGGTCGGCTCGCAGACCGCCGAACTGGCCGCAGCCTGCGTTCAGCTCATCGAGGACACCACGGGCACGGTCACCGCGGATGATGTCGAGAAGTACTACGGCGGCCGTATCGAGGCGACGTCGTTCAAGGTCGCCGACGCCGCGCTCGACGGCGACGCCGCCGGTGCGCTGGCCACCCTCCGCTACGCCCTGGATTCCGGTGCGGACCCGGTGCCTCTCGTGGCGGCCCTGGCCGCCAAGCTGCGGACGCTGGCCCGGGTGGCCGGCAGCCGTGGCTCCGCCGCCCAGGTGGCGCGTGATCTGGGGATGCAGCCGTGGCTCGTGGAGCAAGCGCAGCGGGAAGTCCGCCGGTGGACCCCGGAACAGCTGCGCCTGTGCGTCCGGGCCGTGGCCGAGGCCGATGCCCAGGTGAAGGGACTGTCCCGTGATCCCGTCTACGCGGTCGAACGCGTGGTCCACCTCGTGGCATCCTCCGTCCGGAGCCGCTGA